The nucleotide window agtgtatctcctcctgtcccagcctgaggaacagacagtgagcccgtctctcaataataataataatactgtgtgtcatctcctgtcccagccagaggaacagtgagcctgtctctcaataataataatacagtatgtgatctcttgtctcagcctgaggaacagacagtgagcctgtctctcaataataataatacagtgtgtgatctcctgtcccagcctgaggaacagacagtgagcccgtctctcaataataataataatactgtgtgtcatctcctgtcccagccagaggaacagacagtgagcctgtctctcaataataataatacagtgtgtgatctcctgtcccatcctggggaacagtgagtctatctctcaataataatacagtgtgtgatctcctgtcccggcctgaggaacagacagtgagcctgtctctcaataataataatacagtgtgtgatctcctgtcccagcctgaggaacagtgagcctgtctctcaataataataatacagtgtgtgatctcctgtcccagcctgaggaacagacagtgagcctgtctctcaataataataatacagtgtgtgatctcctgtcccagcctgaggaacagacagtgagcctgtctctcaataataataatacagtgtgtgatctcctgtcccagcctgaggaacagacagtgagcctgtctctcaataataataatacagtgtgtgatctcctgtcccagcctgaggaacagacagtgagcctgtctctcaataataataatccagtgtgtgatctcctgtcccagcctgaggaacagacagtgagcctgtctctcaataataataatccagtgtgtgatctcctgtcccagcctgaggaacagacagtgagcctgtctctcaataataataatccagtgtgtgatctcctgtcccagcctgaggaacagacagtgagcctgtctctcaataataataatccagtgtgtgatctcctgtcccagcctgaggaacagacagtgagcctgtctctcaataataataataataatacagtgtgtgatctcctgtcccaccctggggaacagacagtgagcctgtctctcaataataataatacagtgtgtgatctcctgtcccagcctgaggaacagacagtgagtctgtctctcaataataataatccagtgtgtgctctcctgtcccagcctggggaacactgagcaGTCCCAGTAGTTACTGCTTTCCTGATTTAGctcagcagcttttatttcgccCGCGGGCAGGAGGAATGGTGAAAAACAGGTTGTGTTCGCCCTGCTCAGCCGGTTAGACGTCGTGTCGTGGGGCCGCAACAGTGTGTGTTCCTCCTGTCTCTTTCCAGCACGGAAGAAACCTTTAACTGGTCCGTTTCGTAGCCcacgttgtgttgtgttgttctcctccttctctctccctggagTTTACTTTCCGGACAGAAATCCGGCGCCGCCCCCCCTGTGGAAGAGCGCCGATGCAGGATGAGAGACCTGAAGCGTGGTCGCTGCAGCGGTAGGTCCTGTGGTTTCAAATCCGCCCGCCATGAGACACCGAGGGGACAGACGCGCTAGAAACCGGCCGGGAAAGAGACTTTCAGCGTAGGGGGAAAAAAGGCGTTAATAACAGACAtcatatgttttgttttgttttgttttgaatcgCGGCGATGTGTGACTAGGCTCAGGCGAGTCCGAGCTGCCCCCCCCCTGGTCTCGATCTGGTAACCTGTTCGTCGCGGGTGGGGCGAGATCGTGTCCGTGGTCGCGGGTGACGGGGGATCTCGGGGCTGCTGGCgacttaaactgaaaaaaaaacaaaacccaaacAAACCAGATTTCAGATCCGAGCAGAGAAAATGCTCGCTTGCCGTCTGCGCCTCTTTGTTTCCGAGCGCGGGGAGACGcgggtggggggggaggggggtccgGAGAGATCACGGGGGACACGCGTGGGAGACGTGACCAGAAATGGCCGCTGTTTTTAAGTTTCCCCATCCATCCAGTtacgggggggggggcagtCGGAGTTTGTCCCGGTAGGCAACGGGTACGAACAAGACAGGGTGGGGTACACCCCGGGACAGGGTGGGGTACATCGCTGGGCACGCTCGAACAGGCGCGCACTCGCACGTCATGACGTCCCTCGTTGTCCGCCCTGACAACAAACCCGGGTCCTGGGTTCTATTATAGACCGGGGGGGTCTGGCTCCCCCTGTGACCCACACAGTGGTTAGGAAGCAGTTGGTGTGTTCATAGCGATCCTTAATTATGGGTTCTGGTTATTACTGGCCCCCGTGCTCTGCTTCTGCTGGAGAACATTATCTCCTGTGCGTTTCTCTTGTAATAAACAAGGGGGGGCAGCTGTAcgcagagaggggtgggaggggggaacaatctgataccctggcttctctccagacacagctgggtgagctcctccagtcaggacagggggctctactgtacacagagaggggtgggaggggggaacaagccgataccctggcttctctccagacacagctgggtgagctcctccagtcaggacaggaggctctactgtacacagagaggggtgggaggggggaacaagccgataccctggcttctctccagacacagctgtgtgagctcctccagtcaggacagggggctctactgtacacagagaggggtgggggggggtgttaCAAGCTTCTCAGCAGGTTTGCATCTATACATGTTCTCTGTTCTGCAGAATTCTGCGCTGTGGAGTGACAGGCCCATTTttgtgggacactccctccaGACTACAGAGACTccgttcctccagcctgtcagtgttggGGCACTCACTTcacactaaagagactcagttcctttcACACGCGTAGACAATATTGTAAATGAGGCCTCGCTGGACAGTCTTTCACTCTACACGTCTGAGTTTGAGCTGTATCCCACCTCCACTGTCGGCGGCATCTGGATGGCTGAGCAGTGAGGAGCTGTCGTTAAAAACAAAGCTGGTATTTCTGCCCTGGGGCTGATCTGTGCTGATAACAGGTTCCACATTCCTGAGTGTCAGATGTCAGCCCTGTTCCCACAGCCTTCTTGCGAAACACGGCCGCAGTGGAATTTAAGGCAGTTGAGTGACATTCAGGcagcatttataataataataataattgcttatacttatatagcgcttttcctTCCTCTTTACTGAGCGACAACAGCGGTGGGCGTCTGAGGGGGCGGTCTGCTGGAATCAACGTCCCTCGTGGAATCAAAAAACCAACCAGCTCTGATCTATACAGGAGCATTGTGTTCAGGTGTTAAAACACGAGTCTGAGAGGCTGTTgacatggttttatttttagccAGAGCTACCGTTGTTAAAATAGACCTGCTGCTAAGTCTTTTACACTGACCGTAATTGATCCAATTACAAGACCCTGAGCAGCAGAAAACACTGATCTGTACCAGGAGCACTATTTTCAGGTGTAACAACACGAGACCGAGCAGATTCAACTGTGCTTGAATCCAGTTCTGCTAAAGCCACGTGTGTTGAGGTGGATCTGGAGAAGAGGCTCATGCCACGTAGTCAGATAAGGTGTACAAGCCACAGACGCTGGAGTATAGGAGCTGCACAGTGCAGTAACATTTGTTTCTGCCGaagcaggtggggctgcacactggtggtgttacgagttcggtaatagagaccgaaccagtgagtgaacccacttgcaggagcgaacaaagccaagtcgtaatccgaaagcaagccgtaatcgtaggaacgagccgagagtccagggggagcaagatatccgaaagggaacgtgtaccgaagccgaagcatgatccgaagtcgtagtccgtagagcaatccgagaatccagaggtagccagaaatccaagacagagcgaaagtaccaatccaagccgagatccgaaaagccgaagtccaaagggaaaaaccgtaagccgaaatccaagacaaacacagagtagaagaagcgcaaccaggaagctcgatagggaaaaccaatactgagcaacgaggtagggaaggacaggtgtttaagtaggatgagacgggggtgtggtggtgaatgggaaaactgataggtgaactgatggataggggctacacctactccgttgccgagaggcagggatcgtaacaggtGGCGCTCgtgggatccccaggacctgtaaagagctgcacactggtggggctagtgggatccccaggacctgtaaagagctgcacactggtgggggtagtgggatccccaggacctgtaaagagctgcacactggtgggggtagtgggatccccaggacctgtatagagctctgagtggagagtccagaaaagtgctttatTAATCAAGGAATTATGATTCTTATTAAACCCGTGGTGTAAAGCAGTGTTCTCTGCTTGCCACACGAAATGTGCGACCAGTGCACAGCCTGCTACACACTTCCacaactctctgcgtaaagcaagTAAGCACCTTTTCTCAGGTTGTCTTAGGGCTGGAGTTAGAGGTCGGATGAGGCAGCCTCTTTGCTCCCAGAGGTCTCCAGCTCTGCCTGCCAGTCAGACACAAGCAGATCCAGTTCAACACAGCAACCTCCCTCGACCCCGGActcctgaccccctgacccctgacccccgaCCCCTGACCCTGTCACACTAAAGCCAGCTGCCCTGATCAATCGGCTCTCCTGTTTCCCCACAGGGAGACTGGGAGCCCTGAAGGTGGTCCTCTTGGCGTTAGTGGGAGTCGTGCTGGTGCTCGGGTGAGTCATCTCTCCTGCAGCGCGGGTCAGCGCTCGGGCTGGGCCGCGGGGTGCTGTCCAtgcggagtttgcatgctccTCGCGAACCAGAGATATGCTAACTGGACCGGGTCTCTCCAGAACTAGGGTTGTACTGATTGCACAAGGTTTGTCCAGAACCAGGGCTGTACTGACTGGACCGGGTCTGTCCAGACCCAGGACTGTATGAATTGGCCTGGGTCTCTCTAGGGACTAGGGCTGTGTGAACTGGACCAGAAATGTCCAGAACCAGGGCTGTACTGACTGGACCGGGTCTCTCTAGGGACCAGGTCTGTATGAACTGGACCAGAAATGTCCAGAACCAGGGCTGTACTGACTGGATCGGGTCTCTCTAGGGACCAGGGCTGTACGAACTGCGCCAGGTTTGTCCAGAACCAGGGCTGTACGAACTGGACCGGGTCTGTCCAGACCCAGGACTGTATGAATTGGCCTGGGTCTCTCTAGGGACCAGGTCTGTATGAACTGGAACAGAAATGTCCAGAACCAGGGCTGTACTGACTGGACCGGGTCTCTCTAGGGACCAGGTCTGTATGAACTGGACCAGAAATGTCCAGAACCAGGGCTGTACTGACTGGACCGGGTCTCTCTAGGGACCAGGTCTGTATGAACTGGACCAGAAATGTCCAGAACCAGGGCTGTACTGACTGGATCGGGTCTCTCTAGGGACCAGGGCTGTACTGACTGGACCGGGTCTCTCTAGGGACCAGGGCTGTACGAACTGCGCCAGGTTTGTCCAGAACCAGGGCTGTACTGACTGGACCGGGTCTGTCCAGACCCAGGACTGTATGAATTGGCCTGGGTCTCTCTAGGGACCAGGTCTGTATGAACTGGAACAGAAATGTCCAGAACCAGGGCTGTACTGACTGGACCGGGTCTCTCTAGGGACCAGGTCTGTATGAACTGGACCAGAAATGTCCAGAACCAGGGCTGTACTGACTGGACCGGTTCTCTCTAGGGACCAGGGCTGTGTGAACTGGACCAGAAATGTCCAGAACCAGGGCTGTACTGACTGGACCGGTTCTCTCTAGGGACCAGGGCTGTACTGACTGGACCGGGTCTCTCTAGGGACCAGGGCTGTATGAACTGGACCAGAAATGTCCAGAACCAGGGCTGTACTGACTGGACCAGGTCTCTCTAGGGACCAGGTCTGTATGAACTGGACCAGAAATGTCCAGAACCAGGGCTGTACTGACTGGACCGGGTCTCTCTAGGGACCAGGGCTGTATGAACTGGACCAGAAATGTCCAGAACCAGGGCTGTACTGACTGGACCAGGTCTCTCTAGGGACCAGGGCTGTACGAACTGGACCGGGTCTGTCCAGACCCAGGGTTCGACAGCCCTGCTCTCATCACCAGAGTTTGTCTTGACGGCACCGCTCCCTGGTTCGACTCGTCAGTGGCCCCCAGCAGACCGATGGGACGGGGTGGACAGGCGCCGGTGTCCCTGAGCTCTTCAGTCACAGCTGACTCTCGCCTTCTTCCCCTGACAGGGCGGTCTGGAGGCTCCTACTCTTCCACCTCACCTCGTCTCCCAGGTGAGTTCGACACCCTGCGGGCCTCAGGAACCATCCTCTGTCCTGGCTGGGGCACCTCTGTCTCGGCTTCAACCACGTGGCTGAGCAGCCTgctcccccctcctgcccccctctgtgtacagtagagcctcctgtccggactggaggagctcacccagctgtgtctggagagaagccagggtatcggcttgttcccccctcccacccctctctgtgtacagtagagcctcctgtcctgactggaggagctcacccagctgtgtctggagagaagccagggtatcagcttgttcccccctcccacccctctctgtgtacagtagagcctcctgtcctgactgaaggagctcacccagctgtgtctggagagaagccagggtatcggcttgttcccccctcccacccctctctgtgtacagtagagcctcctgtcctgactgggggagctcacccagctgtgtctggagagacaccagggtatcggcttgttcccccctcccgcccctctctgtgtacagtagagcctcctgtcctgactggaggagctcacccagctgtgtctggagagacaccaggatattggcttcaacaacacggcCGGGCAGCTGGCTCTCAATTAATAGTGTTTTAATTAGCAATAATGCCAAGGACATATCTCAGAATAGCGGTCATGGGAAAAAAGTCTCTCAAATGAACTCTGGAGCAGTGATATAATCTGCCTCAAAATAACACCTGTCCTGGTGTCTCCATATTGGCTGCCAGTCTCGTTTTGAAATACAGGTAATTTCTCTCTTTTAATTCTTCTAGTTGGCGTGCGCATAATATAGAGTTTGAGGCCAAAACTCTTAAATTAATGTGTGATTATTGGTTTTACTCTGAGTTACAGACACCCTGCGCAGAATTAAGGTGTCTGGGACTGACCAATGGGGTCCTGTCAGTCTGAACGCAAAACCTTCTTTCTTCCAGGTCAGGGGACGGGCAGCCCAAAGTCCTTGCACCTGTGTGAGTATCCCCCCGCCCCCCCTCTCTGCTTATACTGGGTCCCACCCGTTCTGTCAATTAAGTTTCTGAGGACTAAGCTGCTGTGTTGTCAGTGAATTACTGAAGGGAGTCAGATGTGTAGCTGGGTGTTCCAGGAAGTGACATCATGGGATTAAGAAAGTGACATCATAAATTGTGTTGTACATCAGGATCTGATGTAATGGGGTGTTTCGGGAAGTGACGTAATGGGGTTGTTTCGGGAATGATTCAGAAAGTGACAGAGTGAGCAACTGGGAGGACACAATTTGCGGTGGACACGTGGAAACACTAGCATGTCTCTGACCACAGAGAGCTTCCTCAGGGACTCACAGTGGTAGAAATTTGATGGGAGGTGATCCTGTCCCAGGAGGTGAGACATGTTggggaaatattaatttaaagatcactttattggcaatTTCTGGcatgaggaatgtgtctttcgcagaccccagcttgctctccaggagacactcagacagggagagaagcatgggggtcagagcgcagggtcagccattgtacagcgcccctggagtagctggggttcagggcctcgctcaggggcccaacggagtaggattcctctgccggccgcgggatttgaaccggcaacatttcagccacaggcgcagatcctgagacACAGAGCCGCCGCTCCGCCCTAAAAACCTCCTAACCCATTACCCCAACGCACCACTTACAAGCGCTGGTCCGTTCAGACCTGTGACCGCCTCTCTCCTGTCCCAGGAGGAGAGACGTCCTGACCGTCACCCCCTGGTTGGCGCCCATCGTCTGGGAAGGGACCTTTGACCCCTCGATCCTCGACGGCATCTACAAGCCCCTGAACATCACCATAGCGACCACGGTGTTCGCTGTCGGCAAGTCAGTCTGGTTTTTCTTTCCTGTCGCACAAAAGGGAACACGCAGAAGCTCTCAGGCATCAGGCTCTCTCTCAGCTGCTTGACTGGTGTTTTGGGGCCGTGTTTGGGGGGCGCTTGTGGCAATGCGGGTCTGCAACCAGTGTGGTCATCTCCTCTGCCAGGTGCCTTAATGCCAGAGTATGTCCCTGTATATTCACTCATCTGTTTAGCCATTCACAGCCCTCGCTGTCCCTGGGTCCCCCTCCCCAGGCCTCTCAGATGCGAGCACACGGTGTCCGTCTGTACTGGGCACCGTCCTCCATGATCACAGCCCTCGCTTTTCCCTGGGTCCCACTCCTCCTCCCTTGTGCTCCCCAATCCCCCATTGGCTGGTGTCCAACTGGCGCGGTGTTGACCCTCAACCAATCTGAGTTGGTGTTGCGGGGGACCTTTTCGGGGTGCTTGTTGGCTTTGTGTCGCCTCTGTTAGAATATGACCGAACTGCTGAATGCCCCTGGTTCAACAGCACCGTTCCCGAGCTCTCTCGTTCTGCTCTTTCCCAGGTATATCCGTTTCCTGAGGGGGTTCCTGGAGTCGGCGGAGAAGCACTACCTGGTGGGGTTCAGGGTGCACTACTACGTCTTCACCGACCAGCCGGGCGAGGTGCCGCGGGTGGACCTGGCGCCCGGGAGACCTCTCACCGTCATCCGGGTGCCCAAGTTCGGCCGCTGGCAGGAGATCTCCCTGCGGCGGATGGAGATCATCCGGGAGACCATCGAGGAGCGGATCCGCCGGGAGGCCCGGTACCTGTTCTGCCTGGACGTGGACATGCGCTTCCAGAACCGCGTGGGCGCGGAGGTGCTGGGCGAGCTGGTGGCGGCGCTGCACTCCTGGTTCTACGACGTGGACCGCGACCAGTTCCCCTACGAGCGCCGGGAGGCCTCCACCGCCCACATCCCCCGCGGCCAGGGCGACTTCTACTACCAAGCGGCCGTGTTCGGGGGGCGGGTGGAGAGCGTGTTCGGGCTGGTCCGCGCCTGCGAGGAGAACCTGGAGGCCGACCGGGGGAACGGCATCGAGGCGGCCTGGCAGGAGGAGAGCCACCTGAACAAGTACCTGCTCCGCCACAAGCCCAGCAGGCTGCTCTCCCCCGAGTACATGTGGGACGACAACAAGTATCGGTCCGCGGAGATCAAGCTCGTCCGCTTCTCGGCTGTCGTAAAGGACAAAGCAGAGGTGCGCAGCTCTTAGACAggctactgtacacagaggggggtgggagaggggaacaagccgcccagccctgttcttgaagccgataccctggcttctctccagacacagctgggtgagctcctccagtcaggacaggaggctctactgtacacagagaggggcgggaggggggaacaagccgataccctggcttctctccagacacagctgggtgagctcctccagtcaggacaggaggctctactgtacacagagaggggtgagtTCCCTTGCAGGCTAAATAgcctctcttttttttaaaaaactgttgtTGTGGTCTGGAAAccgaggaaataaaaagaaattctcACGGAATAACACAGCCAAAATCTGCCTTTTGAGAGCGAGAGCACTGATATCCTGCagaggggcagaggggcagaGGGCCAAGCGCACTACCGCCGGACTTGGTGTCCGGGATCATCTGAGCCCACTCCCACAAGCGTGATCCGCGTGCAGTCGTGGTTGTCTGTGCAACATCTCTGAggggattaaaagagatgttctCACAATTCTGCTCGTTCACGATGTATCGCAGAACGCGGAGCTGCACGTAACGTGGAAATGGTGtattttgtcattaaaaattggaggttttacacggTAGTGTGTACATCTTAATCTCCCCCCGGCTTGAAACGCACTCCTGTAGCGCCTGCCGCAGTATCCAGTGCTCCTAAAACCCTGGTTCCCGTTTAGGATTGTTAGGCATTCGTTGGCCGGTTCTCGAAGTTCATTGGcggcaaaaaaataataataaaaaaaacaccagaagAGAAATTAAAGTCACAACCACTGAATCAGAATCACATCGACGAAAGCCTCTCTCGCCCTAAACCAATGAccgcagtaaaaaaaaaaatgaattcgcCTGCATGAGAACAGAAAATACACCATTTTTCCGCTTTGGCAAAACACAGTTTGGCAACCAGTTCCATCGCTGGgactgtcctgactctccgcGTTATTGGCGACCGGGTTCGGCCTCGGTCCCGCTGGAAGAGACACCGGGCAGGCGGAACCAAGGTGGAGGGTCGTGGTCGCCCCACGGGCCCGCATTCCCCTGCGCGCACGGGTTTCAGCCTGTTACCGGGGGGGCGGGGGTGAGTTATCTTCGGGTGCTGTTTCTCTTTTGCTCGTCTCATTCAggtttaataatgtttaatgtttaataaaactTGCGGGGGACGCAAAGAGAGGGGATGTTAACTTCCCAAATCTCATGCTGACAATGTGGCAATGTGGCACCGACAGgagttctcaaactttttggactaagtaccacccctgatccaACCACAGCATCCGAGTACCACCTACACGTCATCCTCTCACAGGACCGCCAGAAATTCCCAATGACGTGCGCGCACACGTTTAATAACACTCATAACtgtatttgatatagcgccttgaaacGTGGTTTCTCAAAGCGCTCCGCGGAATGACAAcgggaacaacaacaattaaaagcaAGCGATGCCAAAGCACCCTTTCAgcgagaggggtgagcctgtttagtcgagcgaAGCAGAATGTGCCTCCGTTAGTCCAGCCCTGATACAACGCACAACAGAGTCCAACAGATTTGAAAACGTCAGGCATTTTTCTTGACGGCCAAGGTTTGGCTGTGTCTGCCTGTCATCGCTCTGGCCCCGTCGGTACAATCTCCGACACGTTTTATCCAGTCCACGCCATTCTCTGCGATGCATTCATCCGgaagctgaaatacgtgctctGCTGTAGTTTCTGTTGGTAGCAGctcacagaacagaaagtcctcatgggacatgtcctcaaactcgtatcttaacgtaaacgagcaaactGGCCAAATCGACAACATCTACAGACTCGTctcattgcagtgaaaagcagctGCGCATCTTAATGCACTCTGTCggcgtacttttgacatcatccgcCATTTCGTTAACAATCCCATggtgtctctcgagaagagtaggggtgttaccccagtgtctctGGCCAAATtacccccctggtctttacccatcatggcctcctaataacccccgtctctgaactggctccatccctctgctctcctccccactgagagctggtgtgtggggagaagactggagcatcatccaggtggggctgcacactggtggcggtagtgggatccccaggacctgtaaagagctgcacactggtggcggtagtgggatccccaggacctggagtggagtgtccagaaaagcgctatagaagtgtaagcacttattattattattcaataattctgcgagtgactgtgtcttttggAGGGA belongs to Lepisosteus oculatus isolate fLepOcu1 chromosome 14, fLepOcu1.hap2, whole genome shotgun sequence and includes:
- the LOC107076198 gene encoding globoside alpha-1,3-N-acetylgalactosaminyltransferase 1-like is translated as MRDLKRGRCSGRLGALKVVLLALVGVVLVLGAVWRLLLFHLTSSPRSGDGQPKVLAPVRRDVLTVTPWLAPIVWEGTFDPSILDGIYKPLNITIATTVFAVGKYIRFLRGFLESAEKHYLVGFRVHYYVFTDQPGEVPRVDLAPGRPLTVIRVPKFGRWQEISLRRMEIIRETIEERIRREARYLFCLDVDMRFQNRVGAEVLGELVAALHSWFYDVDRDQFPYERREASTAHIPRGQGDFYYQAAVFGGRVESVFGLVRACEENLEADRGNGIEAAWQEESHLNKYLLRHKPSRLLSPEYMWDDNKYRSAEIKLVRFSAVVKDKAEVRSS